Proteins encoded together in one Hylaeus volcanicus isolate JK05 chromosome 3, UHH_iyHylVolc1.0_haploid, whole genome shotgun sequence window:
- the LOC128873347 gene encoding endocuticle structural glycoprotein SgAbd-4-like produces MRTLVFLALVAAAHCQEYYNKPEKILSENRDLGDNRGHYSFNYETEGGIVQKETGSRKYAGTPSETQLIQGSVQYNAPDGTPIAISWTADEFGTQVAGTHVPTPPPIPPAIQRALDWIAKQPSTPEPEEDAKDSSSQQNLVPTSKNSQFKQLRPSQRN; encoded by the coding sequence GTCTTCCTCGCCCTCGTGGCAGCAGCTCACTGCCAGGAATACTACAACAAACCTGAGAAGATCCTTTCCGAGAACCGTGACCTGGGCGACAATCGTGGCCACTACTCGTTCAACTACGAAACCGAAGGTGGTATCGTCCAGAAAGAGACTGGAAGTCGTAAATACGCTGGCACACCATCGGAGACTCAGCTGATCCAAGGATCCGTGCAGTACAACGCACCAGATGGTACACCGATCGCGATCAGCTGGACAGCCGACGAATTCGGCACTCAAGTAGCGGGCACCCACGTTCCAACCCCTCCACCTATACCACCCGCCATTCAGAGAGCCCTGGACTGGATCGCGAAACAGCCATCCACCCCCGAACCAGAGGAAGACGCCAAAGACTCGTCCAGTCAACAGAACCTCGTCCCCACGAGCAAAAATAGCCAGTTCAAACAGCTGCGACCAAGCCAACGAAACTGA